Part of the candidate division KSB1 bacterium genome is shown below.
GACTGGGTGAGCGGCGCCAATATTGGTACCGGGGGCCATGACAGCAAAATGCGCAGCGATGGTGATTGATACACCAGCAGAAACTGCTCCAGCACCAGAAGGATAGACAAACACTACCAATGGAATATTTGACGCCAACATTCGCTTCACAATATCTTGAGTGGCACTGATCAGCCCACCTGGCGTGTCCAGTTCGATAATCAGGCATTGAGATCGATTTTTTTCAGCCTGTTCGATCGCGCTGATGATGAAGTCTGCGGAGATAGGATTGATGGTACCGCCTTTGATCTGGATCACTTCGACCTGGGGCGCCGCTTGGGCGAGTGCGAATTGGATGGCAAGAAAGGGTATCCACATCATCAATGAAATTGTTCTGATCTTTTTATCCATGAAGAATTCCAGTTAAAAGAAATTATCGTTTGCTGATTATATACAACAAGAGCGAAATGATCACGCTTAACAATATCGAAGTAGTAATGGGAAAATAAAAGCTAAAATTTTTCTTTTCGATGTGAATATCTCCCGGTAATTTACCAAACGGAATTCCTTTGAAAAAGTAAATAATCAAGCCAGCTACTATGAGAATTATTCCCAAAAAGATGATCATTTTTGCTAAAGGTTGCAGGTTC
Proteins encoded:
- a CDS encoding DUF2905 domain-containing protein; the encoded protein is MEPNLQPLAKMIIFLGIILIVAGLIIYFFKGIPFGKLPGDIHIEKKNFSFYFPITTSILLSVIISLLLYIISKR